In Populus trichocarpa isolate Nisqually-1 chromosome 12, P.trichocarpa_v4.1, whole genome shotgun sequence, a genomic segment contains:
- the LOC7493498 gene encoding pentatricopeptide repeat-containing protein At4g02750 produces the protein MGGNYRLRQLHSSCPIPTINFQSAKPKNSYPSKKTSTSQNNKKKQNFSTTDSDIVKWNIAITTHMRNGLCESALRVFNSMSRRSSVSYNAMISGYLRNHKFDLARDLFDKMPERDLFSWNVMLTGYVRNRDLKTARALFERMPERDIVSWNAMLSGYAQNGFVDEAREIFDKMPLKNGISWNGLLAAYVQNGRIEDAKRLFESKMDWTLVSWNCLMGGFVRKRRLLDARSVFDRMPVRDEISWNTIISGYAQNGEMEEARRLFEESPIQDVFTWTAMVSGYVQNGKLDEARSIFDRMPEKNSVSWNAMIAGYVQCKRMDMARELFEEMPSRDASSWNTMITGYAQSGYIAHARNLFDNMPQRDSISWSAMIAGYSQNGCSEEALHFFVEMQRDCERLNRSSFTCALSTCSNIAALELGRQLHCRLVKAGYQTGWYVGNALLAMYCKCGSIDEARDAFQEILEKDVVSWNTMIHGYARHGFGEEALTVFELMKTTGIRPDDATMVSVLAACSHAGLVDQGSEYFYSMNRDYGITAKLVHYTCMVDLLGRAGQLEEAQNLMKNMPFEPDAATWGALLGASRIHGNTELGEKAAQIIFEMEPHNSGMYILLSKLYAASGRWSDAGKMRLEMRNKGVKKVPGYSWLEVQNKIHTFKVGDTSHPHTDKIYTFLEEMDLKLKQEGYISSTNLVFHDVEEEEKVHMLKYHSEKLAVAYGILYIPAGRPIRVIKNLRVCEDCHNAIKYISKIVGRLIILRDNHRFHYFEGGSCSCRDFW, from the exons ATGGGCGGGAATTACCGTTTGAGACAGTTACACAGTAGCTGCCCCATTCCGACCATCAATTTCCAATCAGCAAAACCCAAAAACTCATACCCTTCAAAGAAAACATCAACGtcccaaaacaacaaaaaaaagcaaaacttCAGCACCACAGACTCTGACATTGTAAAATGGAACATTGCCATAACCACCCACATGCGAAATGGCCTATGCGAATCCGCTCTTCGAGTGTTTAATTCCATGTCTCGAAGAAGCTCGGTATCGTACAATGCAATGATTTCTGGGTACTTACGGAATCACAAGTTTGATCTTGCGAGGGActtgtttgataaaatgcctgagagagatttgttttcttggaatGTGATGTTAACTGGGTATGTCAGGAATAGAGATCTTAAAACTGCGCGTGCTTTGTTTGAGAGGATGCCGGAAAGGGATATTGTTTCTTGGAATGCCATGTTATCTGGGTATGCGCAGAATGGGTTTGTTGACGAGGCAAGAGAGATTTTTGATAAGATGCCGCTTAAGAATGGGATTTCGTGGAATGGGTTGCTTGCAGCATATGTGCAGAATGGGAGGATAGAGGATGCAAAGAGGTTGTTTGAGTCGAAGATGGATTGGACGCTTGTTTCTTGGAATTGTTTGATGGGTGGGTTTGTGAGGAAGAGGAGGTTACTGGATGCTAGGAGTGTTTTTGATAGGATGCCTGTGAGAGATGAGATTTCGTGGAATACTATTATTAGTGGTTATGCACAGAATGGAGAGATGGAAGAGGCACGAAGATTGTTTGAGGAGTCTCCAATTCAGGATGTGTTTACATGGACAGCTATGGTTTCTGGATATGTGCAAAATGGGAAGCTGGATGAAGCAAGAAGTATTTTTGATAGGATGCCTGAGAAGAACTCAGTTTCTTGGAATGCAATGATTGCAGGGTATGTGCAATGTAAACGAATGGACATGGCAAGAGAATTGTTTGAGGAAATGCCTTCTAGGGATGCTAGTTCTTGGAATACGATGATTACTGGATATGCTCAGAGTGGATATATTGCTCATGCCAGGAACTTGTTTGATAACATGCCCCAACGTGATTCTATTTCCTGGTCAGCTATGATTGCTGGCTACTCTCAAAACGGTTGTAGTGAAGAGGCTTTAcatttttttgtagaaatgcaAAGAGATTGTGAAAGGTTGAATAGATCATCATTTACCTGTGCTTTGAGCACATGTTCCAACATTGCAGCTTTGGAATTGGGGAGGCAGTTGCATTGTCGGCTGGTCAAGGCTGGGTACCAGACTGGGTGGTACGTGGGGAATGCTCTTCTGGCGATGTATTGTAAGTGTGGAAGTATAGATGAAGCACGAGATGCATTCCAAGAAATACTAGAAAAGGATGTGGTGTCTTGGAACACAATGATTCATGGTTATGCAAGGCATGGTTTTGGGGAAGAGGCTCTGACAGTTTTTGAGTTAATGAAGACTACAGGAATCAGGCCAGATGATGCCACTATG GTTTCTGTATTGGCTGCTTGTAGTCATGCTGGCTTGGTAGACCAGGGCAGTGAATATTTCTACTCGATGAATCGTGATTATGGTATAACTGCAAAATTAGTGCACTATACCTGTATGGTTGATCTTCTAGGTCGAGCAGGGCAACTAGAAGAGGCCCagaatttgatgaaaaacatgCCTTTTGAACCAGATGCTGCAACCTGGGGTGCTTTGCTTGGTGCAAGCAGAATTCATGGCAATACAGAATTGGGTGAAAAGGCTGCTCAGATCATCTTTGAAATGGAGCCTCATAATTCAGGAATGTATATACTTCTCTCAAAATTATATGCAGCTTCAGGAAGATGGTCTGATGCTGGTAAGATGAGATTAGAAATGAGGAATAAAGGTGTGAAGAAGGTACCTGGGTACAGTTGGCTTgaagttcaaaataaaattcacacaTTTAAAGTTGGGGACACTTCCCACCCGCATACAGATAAGATATATACCTTTTTAGAAGAGATGGATTTGAAACTGAAGCAGGAGGGATATATCTCCTCTACAAATTTGGTCTTTCATGATgtggaagaggaagagaaggtGCATATGCTCAAGTATCACAGTGAGAAATTAGCTGTGGCATATGGCATTCTGTACATTCCTGCTGGGAGACCGATCCGTGTGATAAAAAACTTGCGGGTGTGTGAAGATTGTCATAATGCCATTAAGTACATATCAAAGATTGTGGGAAGATTGATCATCCTAAGGGATAACCATCGCTTTCACTACTTTGAGGGAGGATCATGTTCCTGTAGAGATTTTTGGTGA